One region of Agelaius phoeniceus isolate bAgePho1 chromosome 12, bAgePho1.hap1, whole genome shotgun sequence genomic DNA includes:
- the CEBPG gene encoding CCAAT/enhancer-binding protein gamma, producing MSKTSQQNPTTDASGVSVIHTQAHSSGLQQVPQLVPVSPGGGGKAVPPSKQGKKSSFVDRNSDEYRQRRERNNMAVKKSRLKSKQKAQDTLQRVNQLKEENERLEAKIKLLTKELSVLKDLFLEHAHNFADNVQPVGTETTTTNAESSGQ from the coding sequence ATGAGCAAGACATCCCAACAGAACCCCACCACAGATGCGAGCGGAGTAAGTGTGATCCACACTCAAGCACACTCCAGTGGTCTGCAGCAGGTTCCCCAGCTGGTGCCAGTCAGTCCTGGTGGTGGAGGCAAAGCTGTGCCTCCGAGcaaacagggaaagaaaagttCCTTTGTGGATAGAAACAGCGATGAGTATCGCCAGCGCAGAGAGAGGAACAACATGGCGGTGAAAAAGAGCCGCttaaaaagcaagcagaagGCACAGGACACACTGCAGAGGGTCAACCAgcttaaagaagaaaatgaacgTTTAGAGGCAAAAATTAAACTCCTGACCAAGGAGCTGAGCGTACTGAAAGACTTGTTCCTTGAGCATGCCCACAATTTTGCAGATAATGTGCAACCTGTTGGCACTGAGACCACCACAACAAATGCAGAAAGCAGTGGACAGTAG